From Myxococcaceae bacterium JPH2, the proteins below share one genomic window:
- a CDS encoding GMC family oxidoreductase, whose product MDCDWLIIGSGFGGSVSALRLTEKGYRVVMLEKGRRLQAQDFPKTNWNLKRWLWMPQLGWRGLFKMTFFRHVTVLSGVGVGGGSLVYANTLPIPKDDFFEAHSWGHLADWKTELGPHYVTARRMLGATPNPLRTYPDQVLESVGQDLGRTDFQPTTVAVYFGEPGVTVPDPYFQGEGPERTGCIACGGCMLGCRHGSKNTLDKNYLYLAERRGLTLHADTEATWVRPLPEGGYEVQALEGTGFFRTRRRFTARHVIFAGGVLGTLDLLLKLKADPDGLPRVSERLGDGVRTNSEALIGIVSGDPKRDLSKGIAIGSILHTDAHSHLEPVRYSDGSGFFRLLMAPHVEGRTLVARLGRLAMLLARHPLRFLKAWFVPNFARRTMILLYMRTMEGHLRLRRGRGVATGGRKGLVTGLQEGPAPTANMPEAFDLARRVSQKLDGYAMTMVSETVLGSPTTAHILGGACMGDSAETGVIDHRHRLFGYDGLYVVDGSAISANPGVNPSLTITALAERAMTFIPAAKERPRGDTEARVEAPSAPRAPHLAAGG is encoded by the coding sequence ATGGACTGTGACTGGCTCATCATCGGCTCGGGTTTTGGCGGCAGCGTCAGTGCGTTGCGGCTGACCGAGAAGGGCTACCGGGTGGTGATGCTGGAGAAGGGCCGCCGCCTCCAGGCCCAGGACTTCCCCAAGACGAACTGGAACCTCAAGCGCTGGCTGTGGATGCCGCAGCTCGGCTGGCGCGGGCTCTTCAAGATGACGTTCTTCCGCCACGTCACGGTGTTGTCCGGCGTGGGGGTGGGCGGGGGCTCGCTGGTGTACGCGAACACGCTGCCCATCCCAAAGGACGACTTCTTCGAGGCCCACTCCTGGGGCCACCTGGCGGACTGGAAGACCGAGCTCGGGCCGCACTACGTCACCGCGCGCCGGATGCTCGGCGCCACGCCCAACCCGCTGCGCACGTATCCGGATCAGGTCCTCGAATCCGTGGGCCAGGACCTGGGCCGCACGGACTTCCAGCCCACCACGGTGGCCGTCTACTTCGGCGAGCCGGGCGTCACCGTGCCGGACCCCTACTTCCAGGGCGAGGGCCCCGAGCGCACCGGCTGCATCGCCTGTGGCGGCTGCATGCTGGGGTGTCGCCACGGCTCGAAGAACACGCTCGACAAGAACTACCTCTACCTGGCGGAGCGGCGCGGCCTCACGCTGCACGCGGACACCGAGGCCACCTGGGTGCGCCCGCTGCCTGAGGGTGGCTACGAGGTCCAGGCGCTCGAGGGCACGGGCTTCTTCCGGACCCGGCGCCGCTTCACCGCGCGGCACGTCATCTTCGCGGGTGGCGTGCTCGGCACCCTGGATCTGCTCCTCAAGCTCAAGGCGGACCCAGACGGACTGCCGCGCGTGTCGGAGCGCCTGGGCGATGGCGTGCGCACCAACTCCGAGGCGCTCATCGGCATCGTCAGCGGTGACCCGAAGCGCGACCTGTCCAAGGGCATCGCCATCGGCTCCATCCTCCACACGGACGCGCACTCGCACCTGGAGCCCGTGCGCTACTCGGATGGCTCGGGCTTCTTCCGGCTGTTGATGGCGCCGCACGTGGAGGGGCGCACGTTGGTGGCGCGCCTGGGGCGGCTGGCCATGTTGCTGGCCCGTCACCCGCTGCGCTTCCTCAAGGCGTGGTTCGTCCCCAACTTCGCCCGGCGCACCATGATTCTTCTCTACATGCGCACGATGGAAGGACACCTGCGGCTGCGTCGCGGTCGAGGCGTGGCCACGGGGGGGCGCAAGGGGCTCGTCACGGGCTTGCAGGAGGGGCCCGCGCCCACGGCCAACATGCCGGAGGCGTTCGACCTGGCGCGGCGCGTGTCACAGAAGCTGGATGGCTACGCGATGACGATGGTCAGCGAGACGGTGCTGGGCAGCCCGACCACCGCGCACATCCTGGGCGGCGCGTGCATGGGCGACTCGGCCGAGACGGGCGTCATCGACCACCGCCACCGCCTCTTCGGCTACGACGGGCTCTACGTGGTGGACGGCTCGGCCATCTCGGCGAACCCCGGGGTGAATCCCTCGCTCACCATCACCGCGCTCGCCGAGCGGGCCATGACCTTCATCCCCGCCGCGAAGGAGCGCCCGCGGGGCGACACGGAGGCGCGAGTGGAGGCGCCGTCCGCGCCGCGGGCACCGCACCTCGCGGCGGGCGGCTGA
- a CDS encoding OmpA family protein, translating to MKLKALCIAVSLLAVPGVAGAQGALDQFKKAAGDAGKATVEKRVNTKLLEDARKNQCSFKTGTAELAPGCGDRLKKLTAALVDAKKQLDGAGAKSYTFEVAGHTDSTGDAAKNKKLSEDRAETIVKELVARGIPRGEIKAVGYGSEKLLVKPDNTEAKKAKNRRYEVQVRL from the coding sequence ATGAAGCTCAAGGCACTGTGCATCGCCGTGTCCCTGCTGGCCGTTCCCGGAGTGGCCGGGGCGCAGGGCGCGCTCGACCAGTTCAAGAAGGCGGCGGGCGACGCGGGCAAGGCCACGGTGGAGAAGCGCGTCAACACCAAGCTGCTCGAAGATGCGCGCAAGAACCAGTGCAGCTTCAAGACGGGCACCGCCGAGCTGGCGCCCGGCTGCGGCGACCGACTGAAGAAGCTCACCGCCGCGCTGGTCGATGCCAAGAAGCAGCTCGATGGCGCGGGCGCCAAGAGCTACACCTTCGAGGTCGCCGGCCACACCGACTCCACCGGTGACGCCGCGAAGAACAAGAAGCTCAGCGAGGACCGCGCCGAGACCATCGTCAAGGAGCTGGTCGCGCGCGGCATCCCCCGCGGCGAAATCAAGGCGGTGGGCTACGGCTCCGAGAAGCTGCTCGTGAAGCCGGACAACACCGAGGCCAAGAAGGCCAAGAACCGCCGCTACGAAGTGCAGGTCCGGCTGTAG
- the dgt gene encoding dNTP triphosphohydrolase — protein sequence MSDTPRTDIWRRLLSGHRVGAEPKPESASPQPASAEERLLPDERTDYDRDYDRIVFSSEFRCLHDKTQVFPLSSSDYTRTRLTHSIEASCVGRSLGQLAGRHLRASGVDVEPSHLGTIVAAGCLAHDIGNPPFGHSGESAIQHWVEQRLAAPGSPWPERFASPAERTDLTLFEGNAQGFRILTRLQSRERRGGLRYTAALLGAMGKYPRPSVLPGERARREGFVSEKKFGYFQDDVELALEAYRAVGLVEREPGVFSRHPLAFLVEAADDICYAVIDLEDSAKLGLVPMERACELLEAVLPPKHGSRAPHSHGETRMAQARARAIGLLIPACVTAFLEHVSEMEAGRFEAPLVSVLPEVREQLKAIKDVTRAHGYESERVLQIESAGFKTLGGLLDMFAGAVVTDAPNKEERKLRQLLPVESFQRPEHAEVDRRSPPSRDEAIRRLTPYQRLLCVTDSISGMTDGFAVELFQRLSGIKLPT from the coding sequence ATGAGTGACACCCCCCGGACGGACATCTGGCGACGGCTCCTGTCGGGCCATCGCGTGGGAGCGGAGCCCAAGCCGGAGTCCGCCTCGCCCCAGCCCGCTTCCGCCGAGGAGCGGCTGCTCCCGGATGAGCGCACCGACTACGACCGCGACTACGACCGCATCGTCTTCTCCAGCGAGTTCCGCTGCCTGCACGACAAGACGCAGGTGTTTCCCCTCTCGTCGAGCGACTACACACGCACGCGGTTGACCCACAGCATCGAGGCCTCGTGCGTCGGCCGTTCTCTTGGACAGCTCGCGGGGCGTCACCTGCGCGCGAGCGGCGTGGACGTGGAGCCCTCGCACCTGGGCACCATCGTGGCGGCGGGATGTCTGGCACATGACATTGGCAACCCGCCCTTCGGCCACTCGGGCGAGTCGGCCATCCAGCACTGGGTGGAGCAGCGGCTGGCCGCTCCTGGCTCGCCCTGGCCCGAGCGCTTCGCGTCTCCAGCGGAGCGCACGGACCTCACGCTCTTCGAGGGCAACGCGCAGGGCTTCCGCATCCTCACCCGGCTCCAGTCGCGGGAGCGACGAGGGGGGCTGCGCTACACCGCGGCGCTGCTCGGCGCGATGGGCAAGTACCCCCGGCCCTCGGTGTTGCCGGGCGAGCGGGCGCGCCGCGAAGGCTTCGTGTCCGAGAAGAAGTTCGGTTACTTCCAGGACGACGTCGAGCTGGCGCTGGAGGCGTATCGCGCGGTGGGGTTGGTGGAGCGCGAGCCGGGCGTCTTCTCCCGGCACCCGCTGGCCTTCCTCGTCGAGGCGGCGGACGACATCTGCTACGCGGTCATCGACCTGGAGGACTCCGCGAAGCTGGGACTCGTTCCGATGGAGCGAGCCTGCGAACTCCTGGAGGCCGTGCTGCCGCCGAAGCACGGGAGCCGCGCGCCGCATTCGCATGGAGAGACGCGCATGGCCCAGGCTCGGGCGCGCGCCATTGGCCTGCTCATCCCCGCGTGCGTGACGGCCTTCCTGGAGCATGTGTCAGAGATGGAGGCGGGGCGCTTCGAGGCGCCGCTCGTCTCCGTGCTGCCCGAGGTCCGCGAACAGTTGAAGGCCATCAAGGATGTCACGCGCGCGCATGGCTATGAGAGCGAGCGCGTGCTTCAGATTGAGAGCGCGGGCTTCAAGACGCTGGGCGGCCTCTTGGACATGTTCGCGGGCGCGGTGGTGACGGACGCGCCGAACAAGGAGGAGCGCAAGCTGCGCCAGCTCCTGCCGGTGGAGTCCTTCCAGCGGCCCGAGCACGCGGAGGTGGATCGGCGGAGTCCCCCGAGTCGCGACGAGGCCATCCGTCGCCTGACGCCGTACCAGCGCCTGCTGTGCGTGACGGACTCCATCTCCGGGATGACGGATGGGTTCGCGGTGGAGCTGTTCCAGCGCCTGTCTGGCATCAAGCTCCCCACGTAG
- a CDS encoding histidine kinase produces the protein MSSSVVAPERSWRRWAWLVTVWSVPALSSVLETYTFRRGDLPLWRAFGSQAPAWYVWVPATPWLFALARMWQLKRPLRAQAVLVQLLALGGISGGFALVYAACGLQFGLMPSGAMPPFLSYFLRSWLGWLPMMAMAQAAVLALAHAQGESQRARAQEQQAARLAAQLSESRLQALQAQLHPHFLFNTLNAIVVLVRERETDAAARMLVQLSELLRQFLRQGAAQEVTLREEVAVLERYLELQGLRFADRLRVQWDVAPELMTARVPYLVLQPLVENALRHGIGARTAAGALAIQARRDGERLELVVRDDGPGLPQGFDAARSSGIGLANTRARLSQLYGEAGVLSVSAAPGTGTEARVLLPLVWESRSAEAAHA, from the coding sequence GTGTCCTCTTCCGTCGTCGCACCCGAGCGCTCCTGGCGCCGCTGGGCATGGCTCGTCACCGTGTGGTCGGTGCCGGCGCTGTCCTCCGTCCTGGAGACGTACACCTTTCGTCGCGGCGACTTGCCGCTGTGGCGTGCCTTCGGCTCGCAGGCTCCCGCCTGGTACGTGTGGGTGCCCGCCACGCCGTGGCTCTTCGCGCTCGCGCGGATGTGGCAACTGAAGCGCCCGCTGCGTGCTCAGGCCGTGCTCGTTCAGCTCCTGGCGCTCGGTGGCATCAGCGGTGGGTTCGCGCTCGTCTATGCGGCGTGCGGCCTTCAGTTCGGCCTCATGCCGTCGGGGGCCATGCCTCCGTTCCTGTCGTACTTCCTGCGCTCGTGGCTCGGGTGGCTCCCGATGATGGCCATGGCGCAGGCCGCGGTGCTGGCGCTGGCCCACGCGCAAGGAGAGTCCCAGCGGGCGCGCGCGCAGGAGCAGCAGGCGGCGCGGCTGGCCGCGCAGCTCTCGGAGTCGCGGCTCCAGGCACTCCAGGCACAGCTCCACCCGCACTTCCTCTTCAACACGCTCAACGCCATCGTCGTGCTGGTGCGCGAGCGCGAGACGGACGCGGCGGCGCGGATGCTCGTCCAGCTGAGTGAGCTGCTCCGGCAGTTCCTCCGCCAGGGCGCGGCGCAGGAGGTCACCCTGCGCGAAGAGGTGGCGGTGCTCGAGCGCTATCTGGAACTCCAGGGGTTGCGCTTCGCGGACCGGCTGCGCGTGCAATGGGACGTGGCGCCCGAGTTGATGACGGCGCGCGTCCCGTACCTCGTGCTCCAGCCCTTGGTGGAGAACGCCTTGCGACACGGCATTGGCGCGCGAACCGCTGCGGGCGCGCTGGCCATCCAGGCGCGACGAGACGGCGAGCGCTTGGAGTTGGTGGTGCGCGACGATGGTCCTGGATTGCCTCAGGGATTCGATGCGGCGCGTAGCTCCGGCATTGGATTGGCGAACACGCGGGCTCGCCTGTCTCAGCTCTATGGCGAGGCCGGTGTGCTGAGCGTCAGTGCTGCGCCGGGCACTGGCACCGAGGCGCGCGTCCTGCTGCCCCTGGTCTGGGAGTCGCGGTCCGCCGAGGCCGCCCATGCCTGA
- a CDS encoding response regulator transcription factor, whose amino-acid sequence MPELRVLLVDDEPLARKGLRQALARHPDVEVCGECRDGREAVESIHALRPHLVLLDVQMPELDGFGVLRAVGPEHMPAVIFVTAFDAFAVRAFDVHAVDYLVKPFADERFDAALARARQRLRVGEAAELGRKLASLLAETPTAPTVTPASPRQAESPERLLVRVGTRSVLVSVADIEWIEADDYCVTLHAGDKSHVLRESLSALEARLDPERFVRIHRSALVNLERIREVHRPSPTEQVVVLDSGQRLPVSRSRREHLERRLGRAR is encoded by the coding sequence ATGCCTGAGCTGCGGGTGCTGCTGGTGGATGACGAGCCGCTGGCGCGGAAGGGACTGCGGCAGGCCCTCGCGCGCCATCCGGATGTCGAGGTCTGCGGCGAGTGTCGCGATGGTCGCGAGGCCGTGGAGTCCATCCATGCGCTGCGCCCTCACCTGGTGCTGCTCGACGTGCAGATGCCGGAGTTGGATGGCTTCGGGGTGCTGCGCGCGGTGGGACCGGAGCACATGCCGGCGGTCATCTTCGTCACCGCGTTCGATGCGTTCGCCGTGCGCGCCTTCGACGTGCACGCGGTGGACTATCTGGTGAAGCCCTTCGCGGACGAGCGATTCGACGCGGCGCTGGCGCGCGCGCGGCAGCGTCTGCGCGTGGGCGAGGCGGCGGAGCTGGGGCGGAAGCTCGCGTCACTGCTTGCCGAGACACCGACTGCGCCCACGGTGACTCCGGCCTCGCCACGACAGGCTGAGTCACCGGAGCGGCTGCTCGTGCGGGTGGGGACGCGCTCGGTGCTGGTGTCCGTCGCGGACATCGAGTGGATCGAAGCGGACGACTACTGCGTCACGCTCCACGCGGGCGACAAGTCCCACGTCTTGCGCGAGAGCCTGTCCGCGCTGGAGGCGCGGTTGGATCCCGAGCGCTTCGTGCGCATCCACCGCTCGGCGCTCGTGAACCTGGAGCGCATCCGGGAGGTGCACCGCCCGAGCCCCACCGAGCAGGTGGTGGTGCTGGACTCGGGGCAGCGGCTGCCGGTGAGCCGCAGTCGCCGCGAGCACTTGGAGCGGCGACTGGGCCGGGCTCGCTAG
- a CDS encoding SOS response-associated peptidase, translated as MCGRVTVQTSPQQLVEELGLLGVRASLERPRYNLSPTQQMPVVPNDGARMLDAFRWGLIPSWAKDASIGNKLINARAETVAEKPSFRSALKRRRCLVLVDGWYEWKQTTKPKTPFLFRRRDGKPIALAGLWEEWTAPDTGEVLRTCTVITTGPNALMAPIHDRMPVILAPEAREVWLRPEPQESAALLPLLVPASGDALEAYEVARVVNSPANDVPECVARVAA; from the coding sequence ATGTGCGGCCGTGTCACCGTCCAGACGTCACCCCAGCAACTCGTCGAGGAGCTTGGCCTCCTCGGGGTCCGGGCCTCCTTGGAGCGCCCTCGCTACAACCTGTCGCCCACGCAACAGATGCCGGTGGTGCCCAATGACGGCGCGCGCATGTTGGATGCGTTCCGTTGGGGCCTCATCCCCTCGTGGGCGAAGGACGCCTCCATTGGCAACAAGCTCATCAACGCGCGCGCGGAGACGGTGGCGGAGAAGCCCAGCTTCCGCTCCGCGCTGAAGCGCCGTCGGTGCCTCGTGTTGGTGGATGGCTGGTACGAGTGGAAGCAGACCACCAAGCCCAAGACTCCGTTCCTGTTCCGTCGCCGAGACGGGAAGCCCATCGCGTTGGCGGGGCTCTGGGAGGAGTGGACGGCGCCGGACACGGGCGAAGTCCTCCGCACGTGCACCGTCATCACCACGGGCCCCAACGCCTTGATGGCGCCCATCCATGACCGGATGCCCGTCATCCTCGCGCCCGAGGCTCGGGAGGTGTGGCTCCGCCCCGAGCCGCAGGAGTCCGCCGCGCTGCTGCCGCTGCTGGTGCCCGCGTCGGGTGATGCGCTGGAGGCCTACGAGGTGGCGCGGGTGGTGAACTCGCCCGCGAACGACGTGCCGGAGTGCGTGGCGCGCGTGGCCGCCTGA
- a CDS encoding LysR family transcriptional regulator has protein sequence MLEQLEAFLAVVEEEGITAAAKRLHLSQPTLSRQLRGLEKSLGAQLVVRTARGVALTEAGRRYLTFARQAVDNLRAGAAAVAEVTERPQGTVALGVMASVTAQVAPAMVAAFHARFPHVVVRLTEGLPDVLEAQLARGMLDLAVLNLPLKRVDLVIQRLWDEDFVLLAPRGHPLGRATAPIALGDACGEPFVIVPEAPATEALRRACAERGQSLRVVAETDTVESLRRLVEAGLGVAFVPALLARQPGNFEVVPVGAGGRHREVVLVHRGNASLKSAARALKQHIVETMHGPGRP, from the coding sequence ATGCTCGAACAGCTCGAAGCCTTCCTCGCGGTGGTGGAGGAAGAGGGAATCACCGCCGCGGCGAAGCGGCTGCACCTGTCGCAGCCCACGCTGTCCCGCCAGCTCCGGGGACTGGAGAAGTCCCTGGGCGCGCAGCTCGTGGTGCGCACCGCGCGCGGCGTGGCGCTCACCGAGGCCGGACGGCGCTACCTGACCTTCGCCCGACAGGCGGTGGACAACCTGCGCGCGGGCGCGGCGGCCGTGGCGGAGGTCACCGAGCGCCCCCAAGGCACCGTCGCGCTCGGCGTCATGGCCAGCGTCACAGCGCAGGTGGCCCCCGCGATGGTGGCCGCATTCCACGCCCGCTTCCCTCACGTCGTCGTCCGACTCACCGAAGGCCTGCCCGACGTGCTCGAGGCCCAGCTCGCCCGAGGGATGTTGGACCTCGCCGTCCTCAACCTGCCGCTCAAGCGCGTGGACCTCGTCATCCAGCGGCTGTGGGACGAGGACTTCGTGCTGCTCGCGCCGCGCGGCCATCCGCTGGGTCGCGCCACTGCGCCCATCGCGCTCGGTGACGCGTGCGGCGAGCCCTTCGTCATCGTGCCCGAGGCGCCCGCCACCGAGGCCCTGCGCCGCGCCTGCGCCGAGCGCGGCCAGTCGCTGCGCGTGGTCGCGGAGACAGACACCGTGGAGAGCCTGCGCCGGCTCGTCGAGGCGGGCCTGGGCGTGGCCTTCGTGCCGGCATTGTTGGCCCGGCAGCCGGGAAACTTCGAGGTCGTCCCGGTGGGCGCTGGCGGGCGTCACCGCGAGGTGGTGCTCGTGCATCGCGGCAATGCCTCGCTCAAGTCCGCGGCGCGCGCGCTCAAGCAGCACATCGTGGAGACGATGCACGGTCCGGGCAGGCCCTGA
- a CDS encoding 2-oxoglutarate dehydrogenase E1 component, producing MGNPDSVLAGDQVGFLESMYAQYVADPQSVDGSWAGLFEQWGGGRSPVDTRPSDGAAGPTSTFAARISRTIDAFRRHGHLQAQVDPLRRRRARAPDVEALLWLEPDGFSPAELEQRVSPPEMRLDAPLPWSEVLGLLRRTYCGFVGVELSQLPDTPRRWLCERLENPANWSGGSREERRWRLARVSAAEAFEHVLHLKNSAARRFSLEGGESLIPMLDALLETAGGLGVQEVMLGMAHRGRLNVLVNVLGKPPEALFSEFHGPTEPERYLGRGDVKYHLGASTDHVTRAGQRIHVSLAFNPSHLEVVGPVVLGRARARQDRRADSGQDAVLPVIIHGDAAFAGQGVVGETFNMAALKGYTTGGTVHVVINNQVGFTTDPSDARSTDYCTAFARMLDAPIFHVNGDEPHACAFVMRLATEYRQRFHSDVVVDLCCYRRLGHNETDEPRFTQPREYRDIESRPRVRQLHAEVLALQGVVTAEEAEALRLEAVRHFSEAYERARAHNAYAPPTTLEGRWKDYRGGEDTATPEAQMGVAESTLRALMSRLATVPEGFRLLRQTTQVLERRKDVAEGRKATVSWAEAEHLALASLLSEGHRVRLTGQDAERGTFSHRHAVLHEAVTDARHVPLATLAPEAARFEVYNSPLSELAPMGFEFGYSLDAPEVLVLWEAQYGDFVNMAQPILDQFLASSEVKWRRLSGLTLLLPHGHEGGGPEHSSARLERFLELCADDNLQVCSPTTAAQLFHLLRRQVLRPLRKPLVIMTPKAPLRLRQVESPLEALARGTFQRVLADPSSPEPAQVDRLLLCSGKVFWDLEAERTARADSRTLVLRLEQLHPFPAAELARHLQALRGVTDVRWVQEEPENMGAWGFVRPRLCDALRASGLSVPDGPRYVGRPRSASPATGIAEAHTLEQARLVNAALERTHNRP from the coding sequence ATGGGCAATCCGGACTCCGTCCTCGCCGGCGACCAAGTCGGCTTCCTTGAGTCGATGTATGCGCAATACGTCGCGGATCCGCAGTCCGTCGACGGGAGCTGGGCGGGCCTGTTCGAGCAGTGGGGCGGCGGCCGTTCGCCCGTTGACACCCGACCCTCAGACGGCGCGGCGGGCCCCACGAGCACCTTCGCGGCACGGATCTCCCGGACGATTGACGCATTCCGGCGCCATGGCCACCTCCAGGCCCAGGTGGATCCGCTCCGACGTCGCCGCGCTCGGGCCCCGGATGTCGAAGCGCTCCTCTGGTTGGAGCCCGACGGATTCTCGCCCGCGGAGTTGGAGCAACGCGTGAGCCCTCCGGAGATGCGGCTCGACGCGCCGCTTCCTTGGAGCGAGGTGCTCGGGCTGCTGCGACGGACCTACTGCGGCTTCGTGGGCGTGGAGCTGTCGCAGCTGCCAGACACGCCTCGGCGCTGGCTGTGCGAGCGGCTGGAGAATCCGGCGAACTGGAGCGGCGGCTCTCGCGAGGAGCGCCGGTGGCGACTGGCGCGCGTGTCCGCCGCCGAGGCCTTCGAGCACGTGCTGCACCTGAAGAACTCGGCCGCGCGGCGCTTCTCGCTCGAAGGCGGCGAGAGCCTCATCCCCATGCTCGACGCGCTGCTGGAGACCGCGGGCGGGCTCGGCGTCCAGGAGGTCATGCTGGGCATGGCCCACCGCGGGCGGCTCAACGTCCTGGTCAACGTGCTGGGCAAGCCCCCCGAGGCCCTCTTCAGCGAGTTCCACGGGCCGACCGAGCCAGAGCGCTATCTGGGCCGAGGCGACGTGAAGTACCACCTGGGCGCCTCCACGGATCACGTCACGCGCGCGGGGCAGCGGATCCACGTGTCGCTCGCCTTCAACCCCAGCCACCTGGAGGTCGTGGGGCCTGTCGTCCTCGGCCGTGCTCGCGCCAGGCAGGACCGTCGCGCGGACAGCGGACAGGACGCGGTGCTGCCCGTCATCATCCATGGCGACGCGGCCTTCGCGGGCCAGGGCGTGGTGGGCGAGACGTTCAACATGGCGGCGCTCAAGGGCTACACCACGGGCGGCACCGTGCACGTGGTCATCAACAACCAGGTGGGCTTCACCACGGATCCCTCCGATGCGCGCAGCACGGACTACTGCACCGCCTTCGCGCGCATGCTGGACGCGCCCATCTTCCACGTGAACGGGGATGAGCCCCACGCATGCGCCTTCGTGATGCGGCTGGCCACAGAGTACCGCCAGCGGTTCCACAGCGATGTGGTGGTGGACCTGTGCTGCTACCGGCGCCTGGGCCACAACGAGACGGACGAGCCCCGCTTCACCCAGCCCCGCGAGTACCGGGACATCGAGTCGCGCCCCCGCGTGCGCCAGCTTCACGCCGAGGTGCTCGCCCTCCAGGGCGTGGTGACTGCCGAGGAGGCAGAGGCGCTGCGGCTCGAAGCCGTGCGGCACTTCAGCGAGGCGTATGAGCGCGCGCGCGCGCACAACGCCTATGCCCCGCCCACCACGCTCGAGGGCCGGTGGAAGGACTACCGAGGCGGCGAGGACACGGCGACCCCCGAGGCGCAGATGGGTGTCGCGGAGTCGACACTGCGCGCGCTCATGTCGCGACTGGCGACCGTGCCCGAGGGCTTCCGACTCTTGCGGCAGACCACGCAGGTGCTGGAGCGACGCAAGGACGTGGCGGAGGGGCGCAAGGCCACGGTGAGCTGGGCGGAGGCCGAGCATCTGGCCCTGGCGAGCCTGCTGTCCGAGGGGCACCGCGTGCGGCTCACGGGTCAGGACGCGGAGCGCGGAACCTTCAGCCACCGCCACGCGGTGCTCCATGAGGCCGTCACCGACGCGCGGCATGTTCCGCTCGCCACGCTGGCTCCGGAGGCGGCCCGCTTCGAGGTGTACAACTCGCCCCTCTCGGAGCTGGCGCCGATGGGCTTCGAGTTCGGCTACAGCCTGGATGCGCCGGAGGTGCTCGTCTTGTGGGAGGCGCAGTACGGCGACTTCGTCAACATGGCCCAGCCCATCCTGGATCAGTTCCTCGCGTCCTCCGAGGTGAAGTGGCGCCGACTGAGCGGCCTGACGCTGCTGCTGCCTCACGGACATGAGGGCGGAGGACCGGAGCATTCGAGCGCGCGGCTGGAGCGCTTCCTGGAGCTGTGCGCTGACGACAACCTCCAGGTCTGCTCCCCCACCACCGCCGCGCAGCTCTTCCACCTGCTGCGGCGTCAGGTGCTGCGCCCGCTGCGCAAGCCGCTCGTCATCATGACGCCCAAGGCTCCGCTGCGGCTGCGGCAGGTGGAGTCTCCGCTGGAGGCACTGGCGCGCGGCACGTTCCAACGTGTGCTCGCGGATCCGTCCTCGCCGGAGCCCGCGCAGGTCGACCGGTTGTTGCTGTGCAGTGGCAAGGTGTTCTGGGACCTGGAGGCGGAGCGGACCGCGCGCGCGGACTCGCGCACCCTCGTGCTGCGGCTGGAGCAGCTCCATCCCTTCCCCGCCGCGGAGCTGGCTCGGCACCTTCAGGCCCTGCGGGGCGTCACGGACGTGCGCTGGGTGCAGGAGGAGCCGGAGAACATGGGGGCCTGGGGCTTCGTGCGCCCCAGGCTCTGCGACGCGCTGCGGGCCTCGGGGCTCAGCGTGCCGGACGGCCCCCGGTACGTGGGACGGCCTCGGAGCGCGAGCCCCGCCACGGGAATCGCCGAGGCCCACACGCTCGAACAAGCGCGACTCGTGAACGCCGCCCTGGAGCGGACGCATAATCGCCCGTGA